In the genome of Streptomyces sp. NBC_00190, one region contains:
- a CDS encoding LacI family DNA-binding transcriptional regulator, with protein sequence MKDVAARAGVGLKTVSRVVNGEAGVTPDTEQRVQEAIDALGFRRNDSARVLRKGRTATVGLVLEDLADPFYGPLSRAVEEVARAHGALLFNGSSAEDPDRERELALALCARRVDGLIVIPAGDDHRYLEPEIRAGVATVFVDRPAGRIDADVVLSDNFGGARDGVAHLIAGGHRRIGFIGDHPRIHTAAERLRGYREAMADAGLPVAESWVSLGSTAPERVSAAARAMLAGPEAVSAVFAGNNRVTVTVVRVLADREHPVALVGFDDFELADMLRPGVTVVAQDPAKLGRVATDRLFQRLAGTDLPPTRIELPTRLVPRGSGELPPTA encoded by the coding sequence ATGAAGGACGTGGCGGCCCGGGCGGGCGTGGGCCTGAAAACGGTGTCCCGGGTGGTCAACGGTGAGGCCGGCGTCACCCCCGACACCGAGCAGCGGGTCCAAGAGGCCATCGACGCCCTCGGGTTCCGCCGCAACGACAGCGCCCGCGTCCTGCGCAAGGGCCGAACCGCCACCGTGGGCCTGGTCCTTGAGGACCTCGCCGACCCCTTCTACGGCCCGCTGAGCCGCGCGGTGGAGGAGGTGGCCCGTGCGCACGGCGCGCTCCTCTTCAACGGCTCCAGCGCCGAGGACCCGGACCGCGAGCGGGAGTTGGCGCTCGCGCTGTGCGCGCGCCGGGTCGACGGGCTGATCGTGATCCCGGCCGGCGACGACCACCGCTACCTGGAACCGGAGATCCGGGCGGGCGTGGCCACCGTCTTCGTGGACCGCCCGGCCGGCCGGATCGACGCGGACGTGGTGCTCTCGGACAACTTCGGCGGCGCCCGGGACGGGGTGGCGCACCTGATCGCGGGCGGCCACCGCCGCATCGGCTTCATCGGCGACCATCCGCGCATCCACACGGCGGCGGAACGCCTGCGCGGCTACCGCGAGGCGATGGCGGACGCGGGCCTGCCCGTGGCCGAATCCTGGGTCTCCCTCGGCTCCACGGCGCCCGAGCGGGTCTCCGCGGCGGCCCGGGCGATGCTCGCGGGCCCGGAGGCGGTGTCGGCCGTCTTCGCCGGCAACAACCGCGTGACGGTCACCGTCGTACGGGTCCTCGCCGACCGGGAGCACCCCGTGGCCCTGGTCGGCTTCGACGACTTCGAACTGGCCGACATGCTCCGCCCCGGCGTCACCGTGGTCGCCCAGGACCCGGCGAAGCTGGGCCGGGTGGCCACGGACCGCCTCTTCCAGCGCCTCGCCGGAACCGACCTCCCCCCGACCCGGATCGAACTCCCGACCCGCCTGGTCCCCCGCGGTTCGGGCGAACTCCCGCCGACTGCCTGA
- a CDS encoding DUF6986 family protein, which yields MGQQEKVATSLAGAVSEGISASLAPVDAELARHYPGDPGTRQPIHTVYVPGDVFAADTIRTWGDQALAALDEHAPDAATFAKVLGISDELAVPVYDRVRAKLASEPIEDLRVDFEDGFGVRSDEEEDQAAARAARLVSEAFSNGTNAPYMGIRMKCMESNVRDRGIRTTDIFLSGLLANGGLPEGLVLTLPKVTYAEQVSAFVKLLEAFETARGLRPGRIGFEIQIETSQSILASDGTATVARMIEAAKGRATGLHYGTFDYSACVGVSAAYQSSDHPAADHAKAIMQVAAAGTGVRVSDGSTNVLPIGTTEHVHEAWKLHYGLTRRALARAYYQGWDMHPGHLPTRYAAVFTFYREGLDAAAARLKAYVAKIEGDVMDEPATAKALAGYLVRGLDCGAVGADEVTALTGLTRAELDAFAIPRRSATLTATS from the coding sequence ATGGGTCAGCAGGAGAAGGTGGCGACGAGCCTCGCAGGTGCGGTCAGCGAGGGCATCAGCGCCTCCCTCGCGCCGGTGGACGCGGAACTCGCGCGCCACTACCCGGGCGACCCCGGCACCCGCCAGCCCATCCACACGGTCTACGTGCCCGGTGACGTCTTCGCCGCGGACACCATCCGCACCTGGGGCGACCAGGCCCTCGCCGCCCTCGACGAGCACGCCCCGGACGCCGCCACCTTCGCCAAGGTGCTCGGCATCTCCGACGAACTGGCCGTGCCGGTCTACGACCGCGTCCGTGCCAAGCTCGCCTCCGAGCCCATCGAGGACCTCCGCGTCGACTTCGAGGACGGCTTCGGCGTCCGCTCCGACGAGGAGGAGGACCAGGCCGCGGCCCGCGCCGCCCGCCTCGTCTCGGAGGCCTTCTCCAACGGCACGAACGCCCCGTACATGGGCATCCGCATGAAGTGCATGGAGTCCAACGTCCGCGACCGCGGCATCCGCACCACCGACATCTTCCTGTCCGGCCTGCTGGCCAACGGCGGACTCCCCGAGGGCCTCGTCCTGACCCTCCCGAAGGTCACGTACGCCGAGCAGGTCAGCGCCTTCGTGAAGCTGCTGGAGGCCTTCGAGACGGCCCGCGGCCTGCGCCCGGGGCGGATCGGCTTCGAGATCCAGATCGAGACCAGCCAGTCCATCCTGGCCTCCGACGGCACCGCCACCGTGGCCCGGATGATCGAGGCCGCCAAGGGCCGCGCCACCGGTCTGCACTACGGCACCTTCGACTACAGCGCCTGCGTCGGCGTCTCCGCCGCGTACCAGTCGAGCGACCACCCGGCCGCCGACCACGCGAAGGCGATCATGCAGGTCGCGGCCGCCGGCACCGGCGTACGCGTGTCCGACGGCTCCACGAACGTCCTGCCGATCGGCACCACCGAGCACGTCCACGAGGCCTGGAAGCTCCACTACGGCCTGACCCGCCGCGCCCTGGCCCGCGCCTACTACCAGGGCTGGGACATGCACCCGGGCCACCTGCCGACCCGCTACGCGGCCGTCTTCACCTTCTACCGCGAGGGCCTCGACGCCGCCGCCGCGCGCCTGAAGGCGTACGTCGCCAAGATCGAGGGCGACGTGATGGACGAGCCCGCCACCGCGAAGGCGCTGGCCGGCTACCTGGTGCGCGGCCTCGACTGCGGCGCCGTCGGCGCCGACGAGGTCACCGCCCTGACCGGTCTGACCCGCGCGGAACTGGACGCCTTCGCGATCCCGCGCCGCTCGGCGACGCTGACGGCGACCTCCTGA
- a CDS encoding electron transfer flavoprotein subunit alpha/FixB family protein: protein MAEVLVYVDHVDGAVRKPTLELLTLARRIGEPVAVALGAGAADTAAVLAEHGAVKVLTADAPEFTEYLVVPKVDALQAAYDAVSPAAVLVPSSAEGKEIAARLAVRIGSGIITDAVDLEAGDDGPVATQSAFAASFTTKSRVSKGTPVITVKPNSAPVEAAPAAGAVETLAVSFGALATGTKVVSRTPRESTGRPELTEAAIVVSGGRGVNGAENFHIIEDLADSLGAAVGASRAAVDAGWYPHSNQVGQTGKSVSPQLYIASGISGAIQHRAGMQTSKTIVAINKDAEAPIFDLVDYGVVGDLFAVVPQLTEEIKVRKG, encoded by the coding sequence ATGGCTGAAGTTCTCGTCTACGTCGACCACGTGGACGGCGCCGTCCGCAAGCCCACCCTTGAGCTGCTGACGCTGGCCCGCCGCATCGGCGAGCCCGTCGCCGTCGCCCTGGGCGCCGGTGCGGCCGACACCGCCGCCGTGCTCGCCGAGCACGGCGCCGTCAAGGTCCTCACCGCCGACGCCCCCGAGTTCACCGAGTACCTCGTCGTACCGAAGGTGGACGCGCTCCAGGCCGCGTACGACGCGGTCTCCCCGGCGGCCGTGCTCGTCCCGTCCTCCGCCGAGGGCAAGGAGATCGCCGCCCGCCTGGCGGTCCGCATCGGCTCCGGCATCATCACCGACGCCGTCGACCTGGAGGCGGGTGACGATGGCCCGGTGGCGACGCAGTCCGCCTTCGCCGCGTCCTTCACCACCAAGTCCCGTGTCTCCAAGGGCACCCCGGTCATCACCGTGAAGCCGAACTCGGCTCCGGTCGAGGCCGCCCCGGCCGCCGGCGCCGTCGAGACGCTCGCCGTCTCCTTCGGCGCCCTGGCCACCGGCACCAAGGTCGTCTCCCGCACCCCGCGCGAGTCGACCGGCCGCCCCGAGCTCACCGAGGCCGCGATCGTGGTCTCCGGCGGCCGCGGCGTCAACGGTGCCGAGAACTTCCACATCATCGAGGACCTCGCGGACTCCCTCGGTGCGGCCGTCGGCGCCTCGCGCGCCGCCGTCGACGCCGGCTGGTACCCGCACTCCAACCAGGTCGGCCAGACCGGCAAGTCGGTCTCCCCGCAGCTGTACATCGCCTCCGGCATCTCGGGCGCGATCCAGCACCGGGCCGGCATGCAGACCTCGAAGACCATCGTGGCCATCAACAAGGACGCCGAGGCCCCGATCTTCGACCTGGTCGACTACGGCGTGGTCGGCGACCTCTTCGCGGTCGTCCCGCAGCTGACCGAGGAGATCAAGGTCCGCAAGGGCTGA
- a CDS encoding electron transfer flavoprotein subunit beta/FixA family protein, producing the protein MSLRIVVCVKYVPDATGDRHFADDLTVDRDDVDGLLSELDEYAVEQALQIADEADDAEITVLTVGPEDAKDALRKALSMGADKAIHVEDDDLHGTDVMGTSLVLAKAIEKAGYDLVITGMASTDGTMGVLPAILAERLGVPQVTLLSEVKVEDGTVTGRRDGDTASEQLEASLPALVSVTDQSGEARYPSFKGIMAAKKKPVESWDLEELEIEADEVGLEGSWTTVDSAAQRPARTAGTIVKDEGEGGKQLAEFLAGQKFI; encoded by the coding sequence GTGAGCCTGAGGATCGTTGTCTGTGTGAAGTACGTGCCCGACGCCACCGGCGACCGGCACTTCGCCGATGACCTGACCGTCGACCGCGACGACGTCGACGGCCTGCTGTCCGAGCTCGACGAGTACGCCGTCGAGCAGGCGCTGCAGATCGCCGACGAGGCCGACGATGCCGAGATCACCGTTCTGACGGTGGGCCCCGAGGACGCCAAGGACGCGCTGCGCAAGGCGCTGTCGATGGGCGCCGACAAGGCCATCCACGTCGAGGACGACGACCTGCACGGCACCGACGTCATGGGCACCTCGCTGGTGCTCGCCAAGGCGATCGAGAAGGCCGGCTACGACCTGGTCATCACCGGCATGGCGTCGACCGACGGCACCATGGGCGTGCTCCCGGCGATCCTGGCCGAGCGCCTGGGCGTCCCGCAGGTCACCCTGCTCTCCGAGGTCAAGGTCGAGGACGGCACCGTGACCGGCCGCCGCGACGGCGACACCGCGAGCGAGCAGCTGGAGGCCTCCCTCCCCGCGCTCGTCTCGGTGACGGACCAGTCGGGCGAGGCCCGCTACCCGTCCTTCAAGGGCATCATGGCCGCCAAGAAGAAGCCGGTGGAGTCCTGGGACCTGGAGGAGCTGGAGATCGAGGCCGACGAGGTCGGTCTGGAAGGCTCCTGGACCACGGTCGACTCCGCGGCCCAGCGTCCGGCGCGCACCGCCGGCACGATCGTCAAGGACGAGGGCGAGGGCGGCAAGCAGCTGGCCGAGTTCCTGGCCGGCCAGAAGTTCATCTAA
- a CDS encoding flavin reductase family protein, with protein MTAPAAPTAPSPRFHTGLPGSPDLLRSVFRQHAAGVAVITAETGGRPAGFTATSLNSVSADPPLLSFTIGTGASSWPAVRDSEHLGVHILGEHQRELAGLFARSGADRFGPGTGWSTGPHGVPVLDGVLAWLVCRVVARVPAGEHRVIIAEAVVGDPAGEGRPLLYHQGRFNALRD; from the coding sequence ATGACCGCTCCCGCGGCCCCGACGGCTCCGTCCCCCCGATTCCACACAGGGCTCCCCGGCTCGCCCGACCTCCTGCGCTCCGTGTTCCGGCAGCACGCCGCCGGAGTCGCCGTGATCACCGCCGAGACCGGCGGGCGCCCGGCGGGTTTCACCGCCACCTCGCTCAACTCCGTGTCCGCGGACCCTCCGCTGCTCTCGTTCACCATCGGCACCGGGGCCTCCAGCTGGCCCGCGGTGCGCGACAGCGAGCACCTCGGCGTCCACATACTCGGCGAGCACCAGCGGGAGCTCGCAGGCCTGTTCGCGCGGAGCGGAGCCGACCGATTCGGCCCGGGCACCGGCTGGAGCACGGGGCCCCACGGGGTTCCCGTTCTGGACGGCGTACTGGCGTGGCTGGTGTGCAGGGTGGTGGCCCGTGTGCCCGCCGGCGAGCACCGTGTGATCATCGCGGAGGCGGTTGTGGGGGATCCGGCCGGGGAAGGCCGCCCCCTGCTCTACCACCAGGGTCGCTTCAACGCGTTGCGCGACTGA
- a CDS encoding TlpA family protein disulfide reductase: MMYAHEGDGRVKAGVTAGATTGVRVRGQDEAPGRLGAAELGAEPGERASLVQFSSAFCQPCRATRRILAEVAAMVEGVAHIEIDAEDSLELVRALGIEKTPTVLVLDAAGRIVRRASGMPRKADVIAALGAAV; encoded by the coding sequence ATGATGTACGCACACGAAGGTGACGGCCGGGTGAAGGCCGGGGTGACGGCCGGGGCGACGACGGGAGTGCGGGTGCGCGGGCAGGATGAGGCGCCGGGCCGGCTGGGCGCGGCGGAACTGGGCGCGGAGCCGGGGGAGCGGGCCAGCCTGGTGCAGTTCTCCAGCGCGTTCTGCCAGCCCTGCCGGGCCACCCGGCGGATCCTCGCCGAGGTCGCGGCGATGGTCGAGGGCGTCGCGCACATCGAGATCGACGCCGAGGACAGTCTCGAACTCGTCCGGGCGCTGGGGATCGAGAAGACCCCGACCGTGCTCGTCCTGGACGCGGCGGGCCGGATCGTCCGGCGGGCGTCCGGGATGCCGCGCAAGGCGGATGTGATCGCCGCCCTGGGGGCCGCCGTCTGA
- a CDS encoding lysophospholipid acyltransferase family protein → MAEFVYPPVIGAAHTLFRALDIRIDMKGTENIPRKGGAVLVSNHIGYLDFIFAGLTARPQKRLVRFMAKESVFRHTVSGPLMRAMKHIPVDRAQGESAYQHALDSLRSGEIIGVFPEATISQSFTLKSFKSGAARMAQEAGVPLIPVALWGTQRLWTKGRPKNLKRSHIPVTMRVGEPLEAPTDQYAGAITRRLRERVQELLDAAQRAYPEKPKGTEDSWWLPAHLGGTAPTPAQVKEAG, encoded by the coding sequence ATGGCTGAGTTCGTCTACCCCCCGGTGATCGGCGCCGCGCACACGCTCTTCCGCGCGCTGGACATCCGTATCGACATGAAGGGCACCGAGAACATCCCGCGCAAGGGCGGGGCGGTCCTGGTGTCGAACCACATCGGCTACCTCGACTTCATCTTCGCCGGCCTGACCGCGCGGCCGCAGAAGCGCCTGGTGCGGTTCATGGCGAAGGAGTCGGTGTTCCGGCACACGGTGTCCGGCCCGCTGATGCGCGCGATGAAGCACATCCCGGTGGACCGCGCGCAGGGTGAGTCGGCGTACCAGCACGCGCTCGACTCGCTGCGCTCCGGCGAGATCATCGGGGTGTTCCCGGAGGCGACGATCTCCCAGTCGTTCACCCTCAAGAGCTTCAAGTCTGGTGCGGCGCGCATGGCGCAGGAGGCCGGCGTCCCGCTGATCCCGGTGGCCCTGTGGGGCACCCAGCGCCTGTGGACCAAGGGTCGCCCGAAGAACCTCAAGCGCAGCCACATCCCGGTGACGATGCGCGTCGGCGAGCCGCTCGAGGCGCCGACGGACCAGTACGCCGGTGCCATCACCCGGCGGCTGCGCGAGCGCGTGCAGGAACTGCTGGACGCGGCGCAGCGCGCCTACCCGGAGAAGCCCAAGGGCACCGAGGACTCGTGGTGGCTGCCGGCCCACCTGGGCGGGACCGCCCCGACGCCTGCCCAGGTGAAAGAAGCGGGCTGA
- a CDS encoding alginate lyase family protein: MRFGLPAALTALALGLAAAVVPVPTLAAPPAAAPAPAAPAQFAHPGVLSSRAQLDFVRTKVQAGQQPWKSAFDSMLASKYGSLSRTPKPRAVVECGSYSNPDIGCSDEREDAIAAYTQALAWYITRDSRYAKKSIELMDAWSAQIKDHTNSNAPLQSGWAGSTWPRAAEIVKHTYDGGWPGQGRFATMLRDVYLPEVINGRPNSNGNWELIMMDAAVGIAVHLDDRASYDKAMGIYLGRVPAYFYLASDGAQPVYPPRSGIDTRSELVEYWHGQSTFVDGLAQETCRDFGHTGMGIAATMHVAETSRIQGRDLYPQFKDRFRHALGFHAKYELGEAVPSWLCGGTLAKGIGPATEVGYNALHTRLGVTMENTRRLTEGRRPAGTENHFEAWETLTHADNPN; encoded by the coding sequence ATGCGTTTCGGATTGCCCGCCGCGCTCACCGCCCTGGCCCTCGGCCTGGCGGCGGCCGTGGTCCCCGTCCCCACCCTCGCGGCGCCCCCCGCCGCCGCCCCCGCCCCCGCCGCGCCCGCGCAGTTCGCCCACCCCGGAGTCCTGAGCAGCCGCGCCCAGCTGGACTTCGTACGGACGAAGGTGCAGGCGGGACAGCAGCCGTGGAAGTCGGCCTTCGACTCCATGCTCGCGAGCAAGTACGGCTCGCTGTCGCGCACGCCCAAGCCGCGCGCCGTCGTCGAGTGCGGCTCGTACTCGAACCCGGACATCGGGTGTTCCGACGAGCGCGAGGACGCCATCGCCGCCTACACCCAGGCGCTCGCCTGGTACATCACCAGGGACAGCAGGTACGCGAAGAAGTCGATCGAGCTGATGGACGCCTGGTCCGCGCAGATCAAGGACCACACCAACAGCAACGCCCCGCTGCAGAGCGGCTGGGCGGGATCCACCTGGCCGCGCGCCGCCGAGATCGTCAAGCACACGTACGACGGCGGCTGGCCGGGCCAGGGGCGGTTCGCGACCATGCTGCGCGACGTCTACCTGCCCGAGGTCATCAACGGCCGGCCGAACAGCAACGGCAACTGGGAACTGATCATGATGGACGCCGCCGTCGGCATCGCCGTCCACCTCGACGACCGCGCGAGCTACGACAAGGCGATGGGGATCTACCTCGGCCGCGTCCCCGCCTACTTCTACCTGGCGTCCGACGGGGCGCAGCCCGTGTACCCGCCACGCTCCGGCATCGACACCAGGAGCGAGCTGGTGGAGTACTGGCACGGCCAGAGCACCTTCGTGGACGGCCTCGCCCAGGAGACCTGCCGGGACTTCGGCCACACGGGCATGGGGATCGCGGCGACCATGCACGTCGCCGAGACCTCGCGGATCCAGGGGCGTGACCTGTACCCGCAGTTCAAGGACCGCTTCCGGCACGCGCTCGGCTTCCACGCGAAGTACGAACTCGGCGAGGCGGTGCCGTCCTGGCTGTGCGGCGGAACCCTGGCCAAGGGCATCGGCCCGGCGACCGAGGTCGGCTACAACGCCCTGCACACCCGGCTCGGCGTGACCATGGAGAACACCCGCAGGCTCACCGAGGGGCGGCGCCCGGCGGGTACCGAGAACCACTTCGAGGCATGGGAGACCCTGACCCACGCCGACAACCCCAACTGA
- a CDS encoding CGNR zinc finger domain-containing protein, with translation MADSREGFSAARRLIDLADAVRADPELPRAALAELLAGHGERPSDLTEQAFSEAGAAELRTAVRRMAGVLGESDEDRAADALNALLAECATRPRLTRHDGHPWHLHVDRGEEAGWGDWFLASGALALAQLLTEYGRIAWGACAAAGCGRFFLATGPGSARRYCSTTCAGRARVAAHRRRRRES, from the coding sequence ATGGCGGACTCCCGAGAGGGCTTCTCGGCGGCCCGGCGGCTGATCGACCTCGCAGACGCGGTCCGCGCCGACCCCGAACTTCCGCGCGCCGCCCTCGCGGAGCTGCTCGCCGGGCACGGGGAGCGTCCGTCGGACCTCACCGAGCAGGCGTTCTCCGAGGCGGGCGCCGCCGAACTGCGCACGGCCGTCCGCCGGATGGCGGGGGTGCTCGGCGAGAGCGACGAGGACCGTGCCGCCGACGCCCTCAACGCGCTGCTGGCCGAGTGCGCCACCCGGCCCCGGCTGACCCGGCACGACGGCCACCCCTGGCACCTGCACGTGGACCGCGGGGAGGAGGCGGGCTGGGGCGACTGGTTCCTCGCCTCCGGCGCCCTCGCGCTCGCCCAGCTGCTCACCGAGTACGGACGGATCGCCTGGGGCGCCTGCGCCGCCGCGGGCTGCGGGCGGTTCTTCCTCGCCACCGGGCCGGGCAGCGCCCGCCGGTACTGCTCCACCACGTGCGCCGGCCGGGCGCGCGTCGCCGCCCATCGCCGCCGCAGGCGGGAGAGCTGA
- a CDS encoding MFS transporter, with amino-acid sequence MSGFGRYLAAALTARFASEGMGMAVVLLALERTGSAAYGAFVVTAWLAPHVLAAPLAGAAAARARRPRLFHVGALAGFTAAVAVLAVLLGRAPMPLVLVVAALGGSCGPMVTGGLSSLVTGLVPAGAGRDRAYGWDASTYNAASVTAPAAVSLAAALGSAAPAMAALAASGALAAVFAATLPYEDPGAAPSKGGPRAGLGAGLAALWRVRELRAVTSATTVAFVGVGALTTTSVLLADGLGSPGAGGVLMTAFAVGALAGSLTLGRMTSVEPGLLVRWALAGTGVALAAAAFTSSVAAAAALFAVAGVCDGPLLTATLRIRSEYAPDEVRTQVFTLGAGLKVTAASAGAALVGLAADAPAWTLLTGIAGLQLAAALLHALTAAREPRPSAALSPVTAPSEASATTPAGRRTPGGP; translated from the coding sequence ATGAGCGGGTTCGGGCGGTACCTGGCGGCGGCGCTGACCGCGCGGTTCGCCTCGGAGGGCATGGGGATGGCCGTGGTGCTGCTCGCCCTGGAGCGCACCGGGAGCGCCGCGTACGGGGCGTTCGTAGTGACCGCCTGGCTGGCCCCGCACGTGCTGGCGGCCCCGCTGGCGGGCGCCGCCGCGGCCCGGGCCCGCCGGCCGAGGCTGTTCCACGTCGGCGCCCTGGCCGGGTTCACGGCCGCCGTGGCGGTGCTGGCCGTACTGCTGGGCCGGGCGCCGATGCCGCTGGTGCTGGTGGTGGCGGCGCTCGGCGGCAGTTGCGGGCCGATGGTGACGGGCGGACTGTCCAGCCTGGTCACGGGACTGGTCCCGGCGGGCGCCGGGCGCGACCGGGCGTACGGCTGGGACGCCTCCACCTACAACGCCGCCTCGGTCACCGCGCCCGCGGCGGTCAGCCTGGCCGCGGCGCTGGGTTCCGCCGCTCCCGCGATGGCGGCCCTGGCGGCCTCCGGCGCGCTGGCGGCGGTGTTCGCGGCCACGCTTCCGTACGAGGACCCGGGCGCGGCCCCGTCGAAGGGCGGACCCCGGGCCGGGCTGGGCGCGGGGCTCGCAGCCCTGTGGCGGGTCCGGGAGCTGCGGGCGGTCACCTCGGCGACGACCGTGGCCTTCGTCGGCGTGGGCGCCCTCACCACCACCTCGGTCCTGCTGGCCGACGGGCTCGGCAGCCCGGGCGCCGGGGGCGTCCTCATGACGGCCTTCGCGGTGGGCGCGCTGGCGGGCTCGCTGACGCTGGGCCGGATGACGTCGGTGGAGCCGGGCCTGCTCGTGCGGTGGGCGCTCGCCGGTACCGGGGTGGCTCTGGCGGCGGCCGCGTTCACGTCCTCGGTCGCCGCGGCGGCGGCGCTGTTCGCGGTGGCCGGGGTGTGCGACGGACCGCTGCTCACGGCCACGCTGCGGATCCGCTCGGAGTACGCCCCGGACGAGGTCCGGACGCAGGTGTTCACCCTGGGCGCGGGGCTGAAGGTGACGGCGGCGTCGGCCGGGGCGGCCCTGGTGGGGCTCGCGGCCGACGCGCCCGCGTGGACGCTGCTGACCGGGATCGCCGGACTGCAGCTCGCGGCCGCCCTGCTGCACGCGCTGACGGCGGCGCGGGAGCCCCGCCCGTCGGCGGCGCTGTCGCCGGTTACAGCGCCGTCGGAAGCCTCCGCCACAACTCCGGCCGGTCGGCGGACTCCTGGAGGGCCTTGA
- a CDS encoding transglutaminase-like domain-containing protein produces MELIQEHTGLAAYLAADDAIDHHHPLVRETADAFWTATGGDAHAYAEAAFEFVRDTIPHSGDSGDPRVAWRASDVLATRNGICYAKSHALAALLRAQGIATALCYQRLADDDGTNPVIHGLIALRLPGDSRWHRQDPRGNKPGVDARFSLDGERLAFPVRPELGEIDYPVLYAAPHPAALKALQESADRPELWRRLPTAL; encoded by the coding sequence ATGGAACTGATCCAGGAGCACACCGGCCTTGCCGCCTACCTGGCGGCCGATGACGCCATCGACCACCACCACCCGCTCGTGCGCGAAACCGCGGACGCGTTCTGGACCGCGACGGGCGGCGACGCGCACGCGTACGCCGAGGCCGCCTTCGAGTTCGTCCGCGACACGATCCCGCACTCGGGGGATTCGGGCGACCCGCGCGTCGCTTGGCGCGCCTCCGACGTCCTGGCCACCCGCAACGGCATCTGCTACGCCAAGTCCCACGCCCTGGCCGCCCTCCTGCGCGCCCAGGGCATCGCGACGGCCCTGTGCTACCAGCGCCTCGCGGACGACGACGGGACCAATCCCGTGATCCACGGTCTGATCGCCCTGCGCCTGCCCGGCGACTCGCGCTGGCACCGCCAGGACCCGCGGGGCAACAAGCCGGGCGTGGACGCCCGGTTCAGCCTCGACGGCGAACGACTCGCCTTCCCCGTCCGCCCGGAGCTCGGCGAGATCGACTACCCCGTGCTGTACGCCGCCCCGCACCCCGCCGCGCTCAAGGCCCTCCAGGAGTCCGCCGACCGGCCGGAGTTGTGGCGGAGGCTTCCGACGGCGCTGTAA
- a CDS encoding threonine aldolase family protein, which produces MAHSATVRTDAGKTDARRHHDPAVRGFASDNYAGIHPELLAAVALANGGHQVSYGDDEYTEHLQKVIRSHFGPYAEAFPVFNGTGANVVALQAMTDRWGAVICAKTAHINVDEGGAPERMAGIKLLAVPTPDGKLTPELIDQEAWGFEDEHRAMPQVVSITQNTELGTVYTPDEIKAICDHAHGLGMKVHLDGARIANAAAALDVPMRSFTNTVGVDVLSYGGTKNGMMFGEAVVVLNPDAVRQMKHIRKMSMQLASKMRFVSVQLEALLAKDLWLRNARHANAMAQRLAAGVRETDGVEILYPVQANAVFARLPHEVSRRLQKRYRFYFWDEAAGDVRWMCSFDTQEEDVDGFLQALKEELAR; this is translated from the coding sequence GTGGCTCACTCCGCAACCGTGAGAACCGATGCCGGGAAGACCGATGCCCGGCGGCACCACGATCCGGCGGTGCGCGGTTTCGCGAGCGACAACTACGCGGGGATCCACCCCGAGCTGCTCGCGGCCGTCGCTCTGGCCAACGGCGGCCATCAGGTCTCGTACGGCGACGACGAGTACACCGAACACCTGCAGAAGGTCATCCGCAGCCACTTCGGTCCGTACGCGGAAGCCTTCCCGGTCTTCAACGGCACGGGCGCCAATGTCGTCGCCCTGCAGGCCATGACCGACCGGTGGGGCGCCGTGATCTGCGCCAAGACCGCCCACATCAACGTGGACGAGGGCGGCGCGCCCGAGCGGATGGCGGGCATCAAGCTGCTCGCCGTGCCCACCCCCGACGGCAAGCTCACCCCCGAGCTGATCGACCAGGAGGCCTGGGGCTTCGAGGACGAGCACCGGGCCATGCCCCAGGTCGTCTCGATCACCCAGAACACCGAACTCGGCACGGTCTACACCCCGGACGAGATCAAGGCCATCTGCGATCACGCCCACGGCCTCGGCATGAAGGTGCACCTCGACGGCGCCCGGATAGCCAACGCCGCCGCGGCGCTCGACGTGCCGATGCGCAGTTTCACGAACACGGTCGGCGTGGACGTGCTGTCGTACGGCGGCACCAAGAACGGCATGATGTTCGGCGAGGCCGTGGTGGTGCTCAACCCGGACGCGGTCCGGCAGATGAAGCACATCCGCAAGATGTCGATGCAGCTCGCGTCGAAGATGCGGTTCGTGTCGGTACAGCTGGAAGCGCTGCTCGCCAAGGACCTGTGGCTGCGCAACGCCCGGCACGCCAACGCGATGGCGCAGCGTCTCGCCGCGGGCGTGCGCGAGACGGACGGCGTGGAGATCCTTTACCCGGTGCAGGCGAACGCGGTGTTCGCGCGGCTGCCGCACGAGGTCTCGCGGCGGCTGCAGAAGCGTTACCGCTTCTACTTCTGGGACGAGGCGGCCGGTGACGTCCGCTGGATGTGCAGCTTCGACACCCAGGAAGAGGACGTGGACGGCTTCCTCCAGGCGCTCAAGGAAGAGCTCGCCCGCTAA